From the genome of Spinacia oleracea cultivar Varoflay chromosome 2, BTI_SOV_V1, whole genome shotgun sequence, one region includes:
- the LOC110796773 gene encoding uncharacterized protein encodes MCHQGEIETVLFVAELESMNRYSVKQVYEKLAGVKPRVHWDRMVWNRLITPKHRFICWLAVQCRLQTTTKLARIGISQSSLYMICGLENEDHQHLFFQCHCSCQIIQAVQNWLGLLMNGNLNQLVRKTGQCRASKFRKQVILAAIGTAVYLIW; translated from the coding sequence ATGTGTCACCAAGGAGAGATTGAAACAGTTCTCTTTGTGGCAGAGTTGGAGAGCATGAATCGTTATTCAGTTAAGCAAGTTTATGAAAAGCTAGCTGGGGTGAAACCTAGAGTGCACTGGGATAGAATGGTATGGAACAGATTGATCACTCCCAAGCACAGGTTTATATGCTGGTTAGCTGTACAATGCAGACTTCAGACTACAACTAAATTGGCAAGGATTGGCATTAGTCAATCTTCTCTCTATATGATTTGTGGTTTAGAGAATGAAGACCATCAGCACTTATTCTTCCAGTGTCACTGTAGCTGTCAGATAATTCAGGCAGTGCAGAATTGGTTAGGTCTCTTAATGAATGGCAATTTGAACCAGTTAGTAAGGAAAACTGGGCAATGTAGAGCTTCTAAGTTCAGGAAGCAAGTGATTCTTGCAGCTATTGGTACTGCTGTGTACTTGATTTGGTAG